The Zymobacter palmae DNA window CTCCGGTAATTCAGGAAAGAAGTTCAACCCCGTTTGCCGCTCAACCTCATCAACAGTCGTGATATAGCGATCCAACGACTCATCCCCACGCACTTCTTGCGGGAAGATAAACGCCAGCATTCGCGTAGCCCGCCCTTGCTGCCCCGGCACAACCAGAATCTTGTAGAACGACTGAGGCACCGCCACACACACAGGCACCTTAAACGACATCAATGACGCCACCCACCCCCGACACGTTGACAGGTACTGAGGCTGCGCACCGTAGATGGGGCCATCAATCACCCACATCGTACCCACCTGAGGCAACAGCACATCCATCTCCGCCGCCTCTAGGCGCTGCCACAACTTGCGATTCAGATTGGGCCGCTGCGGCGCAATGTTCGTCATCAAGAACGTCTGTTGCTGGGCATCCTTGCCGTAGAGAGAAGCAATGGCATAATTGGGCGCCATATGGCCACGATCATACCCCGTCCCCGTATAGGTTGCCGACACCAACGGCACCACCGAACGCCAATCCTGCTCAAACCCATCAGGACGCTTCAGATGATACTGATCCTTCTTGGCATCTAGGCGATAGATAACCCACAGCGGCGCCACACGCACATCCGACCACCCCACCATATAGGCATCGTTGCGCAATACCCGATGCCAAGCATGCCAATCCGACATGCTCTGCACCTGCGGCACCCCCTCCCAGCTCATGCGCTCACGCGCAGACTGCTGCGACCAGTACCACACACCGCCCAGCACCAAAATGACCAATAGCGCCACACCGGTATGGCGACCAAAGAGAACGCGCACCAGATCAAAAATCTGACGCTGCAACTGACGAGATTGAAGAGGAGATCGAGCCATTGATTCCTTACCCTGTCACATCCATAAGAAGCCGCACTGCATCCACGCGACGGACACGCACTATAGCAGCCCTATCGACAGGAAAGCATGAAAACCCAGAGAAGAGCATTGCGGAACAAAGGACACAGGAGCAGGAGCAGGAGCAGGAGCAGGAGCAGGAGCAGGAGCAGGAGCAGGAGCAGGAGCAGGAGCAGGAGCAGGAGCAGGAGCAGGAGCAGGAGCAGGAGCAGGAGCAGGAGCAGGAGCAGGAGCAGGAGCAGGATAGGCCGCAACGCATAAGCGTCAAGCTTTAATTACTGATGCCTGAGCAGCATAGCAATGCTATGAAAAATACAAACAGGAATTTGATCGAGCGATCAGAGGTGTCACAAAAGAAATGGCGGACCGGACGGGACTCGAACCCGCGACCTCCGGCGTGACAGGCCGGCATTCTAACCAGCTGAACTACCGGTCCGCATGGTGGGTGGTACAGGGTTCGAACCTGTGACCCCCAGCTTGTAAGGCTGGTGCTCTACCAACTGAGCTAACCACCCGATAGGGATACAATGTGCGATGTGGCGGACCGGACGGGACTCGAACCCGCGACCTCCGGCGTGACAGGCCGGCATTCTAACCAGCTGAACTACCGGTCCGCATATCACATATTGCGTGCACGATATCAAGGTGCCGTGCCACCTTCACAGAACATTTACTGTTTTACAGGCAGTAAATGGCGGACCGGACGGGACTCGAACCCGCGACCTCCGGCGTGACAGGCCGGCATTCTAACCAGCTGAACTACCGGTCCGCATATCTGCTTGCAACGTGGTGGGTGGTACAGGGTTCGAACCTGTGACCCCCAGCTTGTAAGGCTGGTGCTCTACCAACTGAGCTAACCACCCGTCCGTCACATGGCGCTGCATTCTACCGACACCCTGATGAAAGTCAACCATTTTCTGCCAGTGGCAGTCTCATCAACGTATTACGTGTGTCGGGAGCTCTTCTGCAGCGTCGGTAGTATCGCGGATATCGATACGATTACGCAAGCGCTCACGTCGTTTATCTTCTAATCCTTTGAAATCGAATAGCTCGCGATCACCCAGCTGCGACGGTGCCACGTTCGTAACCGCTTTGAACATGGACTCAATGCGACCGGGATAGCGGCGCCCCCATTCATTCAGCATCTGTTTGACGTTCTGACGCTGCAGGTTTTCCTGACTGCCGCACAGGTTGCACGGGATGATCGGGAACTGCATCGCTTCAGCAAACGCTGCGCTGTCGGCTTCGCTGACATAGGCCATCGGACGAATGACGATATGTCGGCCATCATCAGACAAAAGCTTGGGCGGCATAGATTTCAGGCTGCCGCCGAAGAACATGTTGAGGAACAGCGTTTCGAGAATATCGTCGCGATGGTGACCAAGCGCGATCTTGGTCGCGCCGATCTCTTCGGCAAAACCATACAGCGTGCCTCGACGCAGGCGCGAACAAAGCGCACAGGTCGTCTTGCCTTCAGGTACCTTCTCCTTGACCACGGAATAGGTGTCGCGCTCGATGATATGATAACGAATTCCCTGCTTATCGAGATATTCCGGCAGGATGTGCTCAGGGAACCCTGGCTGCTTCTGGTCAAGGTTAACGGCGATCAGCTCGAAATTGACCGGTGCGTTGCGCTGAAGGTTGCGCAAGATCTCTAGCAGGGTGTAGGAGTCCTTCCCGCCGGACAGGCAGACCATGATGCGATCGCCATCCTGGATCATGTCATAGTCGATGATGGCATTACCCACCTGCCGACGCAGTCGTTTCTGCAGCTTGTTGAACTCGCGCTTGCGCTTCATCTCATCGCTGGCAGAAGCGGAAGAGGACTCGAGCAGATCGCTCTCGGTGTCGGCCGACGCCCAGTCCTGACGGTCTTCGTCACCGGGCAGCGCGTGCTGCTGTTCGGGATGCGCGGGATCATAGTGCTGAGCGGTGTGTGTGGTCTGCATGATGTCTGTCTAAGGCTGTCGATGGGAGTGCGCGATGTTACCA harbors:
- a CDS encoding DNA/RNA non-specific endonuclease, which gives rise to MARSPLQSRQLQRQIFDLVRVLFGRHTGVALLVILVLGGVWYWSQQSARERMSWEGVPQVQSMSDWHAWHRVLRNDAYMVGWSDVRVAPLWVIYRLDAKKDQYHLKRPDGFEQDWRSVVPLVSATYTGTGYDRGHMAPNYAIASLYGKDAQQQTFLMTNIAPQRPNLNRKLWQRLEAAEMDVLLPQVGTMWVIDGPIYGAQPQYLSTCRGWVASLMSFKVPVCVAVPQSFYKILVVPGQQGRATRMLAFIFPQEVRGDESLDRYITTVDEVERQTGLNFFPELPEVQQQRLESVADTSTWPLSQFVRTPSRY
- the ttcA gene encoding tRNA 2-thiocytidine(32) synthetase TtcA — translated: MQTTHTAQHYDPAHPEQQHALPGDEDRQDWASADTESDLLESSSASASDEMKRKREFNKLQKRLRRQVGNAIIDYDMIQDGDRIMVCLSGGKDSYTLLEILRNLQRNAPVNFELIAVNLDQKQPGFPEHILPEYLDKQGIRYHIIERDTYSVVKEKVPEGKTTCALCSRLRRGTLYGFAEEIGATKIALGHHRDDILETLFLNMFFGGSLKSMPPKLLSDDGRHIVIRPMAYVSEADSAAFAEAMQFPIIPCNLCGSQENLQRQNVKQMLNEWGRRYPGRIESMFKAVTNVAPSQLGDRELFDFKGLEDKRRERLRNRIDIRDTTDAAEELPTHVIR